CCCGAAGAAAAGACGATGCCGGGCCTCACCGCCCAGCAGGCGCTCGAGAAGCTCACCTGGGAAGGGGCGGCGCGCCGCTATCCCGAAGGCGTGCCGGACAAGGTGGTGGGCCTCCTCAAGCACGAGCTCGGCCTGATCGAGACTCTGCGCTACGCGCCCTATTTCCTGACGGTGAACGCCATCGTGGCCTTCGCACGATCGAAGGACATTCTCTGTCAAGGCAGGGGCTCCGCCGCCAACTCGGCGGTCTGCTTCGTGCTCGGCATCACCAGCATCGATCCCGACCGCAACAATCTGCTGTTCGAGCGCTTCGTCAGCCAGGAGCGCAAGGAGCCGCCCGACATCGATGTCGACTTCGAGCATGAGCGGCGCGAGATCGTCATGCAGTGGGTCTACGAGACCTATGGCCGCGATCACAGCGCGCTGTGCTCGACCGTGGTGCGTTATCACACCAAGGGTGCCGTCAGGGACATCGGCAAGGCGCTCGGCCTGCCCGAAGACGTCACCAAGCTGCTCTCCTCGCAGGTCTGGGGTCACGGCGAGGGCATAGATGAGACCCGCGCCCGCGAGCTCAATCTCAACCTCGCCGACCGGCGGCTCACACTCACCCTCGAGCTGGCGCGGCAACTAGAAGGCACGCCGCGGCACCTGTCGCAGCATCCGGGCGGATTCGTCCTGACCCATGACCGCCTCGACGAGCTGGTGCCGATCGAGCCTGCGCGCATGGTCGACCGCCAGGTCATCGAATGGGACAAGGACGATATCGACATCCTCAAATTCATGAAGGTCGACGTCCTCGCCCTCGGAATGCTCACCTGCATGAAGCGCAGCTTCGACCTCCTGGCCGAGCACAAGGGCGTCACCCTCGACCTCGCCACCAGCCCGGCCGAGGATCCCGCGACCTACGCGATGATCCGCAAGGCGGACACGATCGGCGTCTTCCAGATCGAGAGCCGGGCGCAGATGTCGATGCTGCCGCGCCTGAAGCCCCGAACCTTCTACGACCTGGTGATCGAGGTGGCGATCGTTCGACCGGGGCCGATCCAGGGCGGGATGGTGCACCCGTACCTGCGCCGGCGGGAAGGGCTGGAGACGGCGCACTACCCGGGGCCGGAGATCGAGGAGGTGCTGGGACGGACGCTGGGCGTGCCGCTGTTCCAGGAGCAGGCGATGCAACTGGCGATCGTGGCGGCGAAGTTCACGCCCGACCAGGCCGACGGGCTGCGCCGGGCGATGGCGGCGTGGAAGCGTCGGGGCGGGGCGATCTACCGGTACGGGGTGCAGTTGATCGACGGGATGCTGTCGAACGGGTACACGCGCGAGTTCGCGGAGCGGTGCTTCGAGCAGATCAAGGGGTTCAGCGAGTATGGGTTCCCGGAGTCACACGCGGCGAGCTTCGCGATTCTGGTGTACGTGTCGTCGTGGCTCAAGTGCCACCATCCCGGGGCGTTCGGGGCGGCGCTGCTGAACAGCCAGCCGATGGGGTTCTACCAGCCGGCGCAGATCGTCCGCGACCTGCGCGAGCACGGGGTCGAGGTGCGCGAGGTGGACGTGAACCGCAGCGCGTGGGACTGCACGCTGGAGGACGAGGGGCGGGCGGTGCGGCTGGGGATGCGTCTGGTGCGGGGCCTGGCGCGCCGGGAGGCGGAGAAGATCGCGCAGGCCGCGCGGGCGCGGGGCCCGTTCGGATCGGTCGAGTCGCTGTGGCGGGCGTCGGGCGTGCGGGTCGGGTCGCTGCGGAGCCTGGCGCGGGCGGACGCGTTTACGTCGATGGGGCTGGACGGGCGGCGGGCGCTGTGGCAGGTGAAGCCGCTGCGGGACGAGTCGCTCCCGCTGTTCGCGCACCTGGACGCGACGGACGACGCGGGGCTGGAGCACCTGCCGGCGATCGGCGCCAGCGTGCGCGTGCTGCACGACTACACGGCGACGGGGCTGTCGCTCAAGGCGCACCCGGTGTCGTTCGTGCGCGGGCACCTCGACGCGTGCGGGGCGATCGGAGCGGGTGATCTGCGGAGCGAGCGCCTGTGCCCGGCGAAGCGGGTGGTGCTGGTCGGGGGCGTGGTGATCTGCCGCCAGCGTCCGAGCACGGCGTCGGGCGTGACGTTCATGACGCTCGAGGACGAGACGGGCGTGGCGAACCTCATCTTCTGGCGCGACACGTTCGAGCGGTACAGGCGGGTAGCGCGTCACAGCACGATGCTGCTCGTGCGCGGGACGGTGGAGCGTCAGGGCGAGGTCGTGCACGTGCACGTGCGCCACGCCGAGTCGCTGGACGAGCACCTGGAAGAACTGCCGTCGCTGTCGCGCGACTTCCACTGACGGTCGCCCGCCGGGGTGGGCGCGATTGTCAGTGCGCGGGCGTCCGGACGCGCACGAGCAACTGGCCGAACTTCACGGGATCGCCGGGGCGGACGCTGACCTCGGCGATCACGCCGCCCTCGAGCGCGCGGACGGTGCCGACGGTCGGGCGGTCCGACGTCGCCATGAGGTGCGAGACTTCGAGCTCGACGAGGGGGTCGCGCGCCTTGACGGCGTCGCCGGGCTTGACGAGCACCGCGGTGACCACCCCCGGCACCGGCGAGACGCACTCGCCCGCGCCCGCGACGGTGAGCCCGTGCCACGGCGGGCGTGCGGGCTCGGCGGGCGGGGCGGGTTCGGCGGGCGCCGGGCGGGGCGAGGTGTGGACCGGCGCGTGGGCAGGCGCGTGGTTGGCGCGCAGGTGCGAGGCGTCGACGCGAGCGCCCTCGACGCGACTGGCGGCGGAGGCGAACACGCCGGCGTCCCGCACCTCGACCTCGACGTCGTACGACTTGCCATCGACCGTGACGCGGAGTTTCATGAATCGGACCTCGGCGGGTTGCACGACGGCCTGCGGCGCGCGGTCGGCGCCCAGCGGGTCGTGGTTGGTGAACTCGTACTCGGAACGACGCGGCGCGTGGCGCGCCATCGCGACGGCACGCGGAACATCCGCGGGCCGCCCACCCATCAGCGCGACGATCGCGCCCGCGATGACGGCGGCGTGCGCACCGTGCGAGGCCGGGCCGTCGACGGGCGCGAGAGGCGGGGTTGGCGGGGTCTCGGGCATGACGGGGAAGGACCGGGCAACGCGGGGGACAGTGGACGATCAGAGCGGGATGAGGCCGTGCTTCTTGTCGGGACGCAGTTCGTGCTTGCGCTCGTACACGGCGAGCGCGTGCGCGATGAAGCGCCGGGTGTCGGCCGGCTCGATGACATCGTCGACCATGCAGCGTCCGGCCGCGACGAGCGGGTTGGAGAAGGTCGAGCGGTACAGGTCGACGAGTTCGGCGCGCTTGGCGTTCTTGTCGGCGGCGGCGGCGATCTCGGCGCGGAAGATGACCTCGGCGGCGCCCTCGGCGCCCATGACCGCGATCTCGGCGGTCGGCCAGGCGGCGACGGCGTCGGCCCCGAGCTCCTTGCTGGCCATGGCGACGTACGCGCCGCCGAAGGCCCGGCGGACGACGACGGTGATCTTGGGGACGGTGGCCGCGGAGTACGAGAACAGCAGCTTCGCGCCGTGCCGGATGATCCCGCCGTACTCCTGCTGCACGCCCGGGAAGTAGCCCGGGGTGTCCACGAGCGTGACGATGGGGATGTTGAAGGCGTTGCAGAACCGCACGAAGCGGGACGCCTTGTCGGACGAATCGATGTCGAGCGCACCGGCCTTGACCGAGGGGTTGCTCGCGACGATGCCGACCACGCGCCCCGTGACGCGCCCGAGCCCGACGATGATGCTGCCGGCGAAGCCCGACTGCACCTCGAGGAAGTCGTCGGCGTCGACCAATCGCCGGATGATCGCGTGCATGTCGTACGTGCGCCGGGCGTCCTCGGGCAGGATGGTGTTGAGCGTCTCGTCGCGCCCGGGCGGGTCGGCGAAGGGCACGCGGGGCGGGGCCTCGCGATTGCTGGCGGGGAGGAACGAGAGCAGCCGGCGGCAGATCGCGGCGGCGTGCCGGTCGTCGTCGGCGATGAAGTGGATGTTGCCCGAGTAGTGCATGTGCGCCTCGGCGCCGCCGAGTTCCTCGGCGCTG
This sequence is a window from Planctomycetota bacterium. Protein-coding genes within it:
- a CDS encoding acyl-CoA carboxylase subunit beta encodes the protein MAERIDALHAAHAHVALGGGADRIAKHHAAGNLTARERIHELLDAGTFVERYALARHRCTHFGMASKDLPSDGVITGAGSVDGRVVHVASQDFTVGGGALGEVHGDKIVEAMDASLKTSSPFVFINDSGGARIQEGIDSLAAYGRVFYYNTLLSGVVPQISLTCGPCAGGAAYSPAMTDFVIQTRRAQMFITGPQVIKQVTHEQISAEELGGAEAHMHYSGNIHFIADDDRHAAAICRRLLSFLPASNREAPPRVPFADPPGRDETLNTILPEDARRTYDMHAIIRRLVDADDFLEVQSGFAGSIIVGLGRVTGRVVGIVASNPSVKAGALDIDSSDKASRFVRFCNAFNIPIVTLVDTPGYFPGVQQEYGGIIRHGAKLLFSYSAATVPKITVVVRRAFGGAYVAMASKELGADAVAAWPTAEIAVMGAEGAAEVIFRAEIAAAADKNAKRAELVDLYRSTFSNPLVAAGRCMVDDVIEPADTRRFIAHALAVYERKHELRPDKKHGLIPL
- a CDS encoding biotin/lipoyl-binding protein; the protein is MPETPPTPPLAPVDGPASHGAHAAVIAGAIVALMGGRPADVPRAVAMARHAPRRSEYEFTNHDPLGADRAPQAVVQPAEVRFMKLRVTVDGKSYDVEVEVRDAGVFASAASRVEGARVDASHLRANHAPAHAPVHTSPRPAPAEPAPPAEPARPPWHGLTVAGAGECVSPVPGVVTAVLVKPGDAVKARDPLVELEVSHLMATSDRPTVGTVRALEGGVIAEVSVRPGDPVKFGQLLVRVRTPAH
- a CDS encoding error-prone DNA polymerase: PEEKTMPGLTAQQALEKLTWEGAARRYPEGVPDKVVGLLKHELGLIETLRYAPYFLTVNAIVAFARSKDILCQGRGSAANSAVCFVLGITSIDPDRNNLLFERFVSQERKEPPDIDVDFEHERREIVMQWVYETYGRDHSALCSTVVRYHTKGAVRDIGKALGLPEDVTKLLSSQVWGHGEGIDETRARELNLNLADRRLTLTLELARQLEGTPRHLSQHPGGFVLTHDRLDELVPIEPARMVDRQVIEWDKDDIDILKFMKVDVLALGMLTCMKRSFDLLAEHKGVTLDLATSPAEDPATYAMIRKADTIGVFQIESRAQMSMLPRLKPRTFYDLVIEVAIVRPGPIQGGMVHPYLRRREGLETAHYPGPEIEEVLGRTLGVPLFQEQAMQLAIVAAKFTPDQADGLRRAMAAWKRRGGAIYRYGVQLIDGMLSNGYTREFAERCFEQIKGFSEYGFPESHAASFAILVYVSSWLKCHHPGAFGAALLNSQPMGFYQPAQIVRDLREHGVEVREVDVNRSAWDCTLEDEGRAVRLGMRLVRGLARREAEKIAQAARARGPFGSVESLWRASGVRVGSLRSLARADAFTSMGLDGRRALWQVKPLRDESLPLFAHLDATDDAGLEHLPAIGASVRVLHDYTATGLSLKAHPVSFVRGHLDACGAIGAGDLRSERLCPAKRVVLVGGVVICRQRPSTASGVTFMTLEDETGVANLIFWRDTFERYRRVARHSTMLLVRGTVERQGEVVHVHVRHAESLDEHLEELPSLSRDFH